Below is a genomic region from Jiangella gansuensis DSM 44835.
GTTGTCGGCGTAGAAGTCGTTGTTGGCCACCCAGCCACCGGCGATGGCGGCGTCCTCGTAGTCGGCCGAGGTCGCGATGAGGTTCGCGTCCGGCAGCTGCTCCTCGACCTGGGTGTCGAACGGTGCCCACAGTGCGGCAGCGCCGATGCCGCCGGTGACGAACGTGTTGGCCACGGCGGGCATATCGAGGTTGACGATCTCGACGTCCTCGGCCGGGACGCCCTCTGCCTCGAGCGCGACATGCAGCAGCAGGTGTGCTGCCGAGCCGGTCGTCGTCGCGACCTCCGTGCCGGCGAGGTCGGAGACCGACTCGATTCCGGAGCCCGGTGCCGCCCAGATCTGCTGGATGTCAGCTTCGAGATTGTTCAGCAGGAACAGCTTGCCCTGGCCGCGGGCCGGGAAGTTCGCCACGACGGCGCCCATGACGCCGACGTCGATGCTGCCGCCGGTCAGCGCGTTGGACAGGGAGATCCCGGTCTGGAACGGCGTCAGCTCCACCTCGATGTCGTTCTCGGCGAAGTAGCCGCGTTCGTCGGCGAGCAGCAGGTTCATGGCCGGTGCCGGGCCCGGGATGTAGCCGATCCGCACGGTGGCAGGGCCTCCCGCGGCGGTGTCGCCACCGTCGTCGCCGCCACAGGCAGTCAGCATCAGGCTGAGTGCGGCGATGCCGGCAATGGCCGCAGACGTCGTCGTCCGCATGATTATCTCCTTGGGTGTCAGGGTGTGGTGGGGCCGCTGCCCCGCGGATCAATGCGCCGACGAGCGCAGCAGGGTCTCGATGCGCCGGCGCAGCTGGACGAACTCCGGGTCGGTCTTGATCTCGTGCGTGCGCCGCTCACCCCAGGGGACGTCGACGATCTCTTGCACGGTGGCCGGCCGGGCACTCATGACCACGACCCGATCAGCCAGGAAGATGGCCTCCTCGACCTGGTGCGTCACGAAGAGCACCGTGCGACGTTCGCGCTGGTTGATGTCGACCAGGGCTTCCTGCATCTGTTCCCGGGTCTGCGCGTCCAGGGCGGCGAACGGCTCGTCCATGAGCAGGATCTCGGGATCGACGGCGTAGGCGCGGGCGATCGCGACCCGCTGGCGCATGCCGCCGGAGAGCGTCTTGGGCAGCGCGTCGGCGAAGTCGTTGAGGCCCATCATGTCGAGGTAGCGCTCGGTGATGCGGGTGCGCTCCTGCTTTGAGCCGCGCCATGCCCGCAGCCGAGTGCCGAAGTCGATGTTCTTCCGGACGCTGAGCCACGGGAAGATGGCGTACTCCTGGAAGACCACACACCGTGACGGCCCGGGCCCGCGCACCGGTTCTCCGTTGACCAGGATCTCGCCGTCGTCCGGTTCGACGAAGCCGGCGATGGCGTTGAGCAGGGTGCTCTTACCCGAGCCGCTGGGACCGACAACGGCGACGAACTCACCATCGGCGATCTGGAGGTCGACGTCGTGAAGCACGCGGACGGCCTTCTCACCGGTGCCGAAGCTCTTGCCGACCTCGCGAACCGAGAGCCCGCTCCGGGTGGTGGTGTGCTGCGTCATCGAGTCCCCCTGTCCTGCCACCGGACGACGTAGGCGGAGAGCATGCGGATGCCCATGTCCATGACCAGGGCCGAGATCCCGATCAGCACGATCCCGGCGTAGACGGTGGGGATGTCGAGGAAGTTGCTCGCGTTCTGGATCACCGCGCCGAGGCCCTGCTGCGCGGCGACCAGCTCGGCCGCCACCAGGGATGCCCAGCCGATGCCCAGCGAGACCCGCGCGGCCGTCATGATGTGCGGGATCGAGAGCGGGAAGACCACCTTGGTGAGGACCTCGAACCGGGTGGCCCCAAGTGTTTGAGCAGCCCGCACGTACTTCTCGTCCAGCGACGCCACGCCCTCGTAGACGATGACGATGGTGGCGAAGAAGGCCGCCCACACCAGCACGATGCCGCGGGACAGCTCGCCGATGCCGAAATAGACGATGACGAGCGGCACCAGCGCGATCGGCGGCAGCGCACGCAGGAAGTTCACCAGCGGGTTGAACATCGCCCGGGCGACGCCGAACCAGCCCAGCACGAACCCGATCGGCGTGGCGATGGCCAGGCCCAGACCGACACCGACGAGCACGCGCCGGAAGCTGATCAGCAGGTCGTCGAGCAGGCCGTTGCCGAGCCCGTCGACGATGACCCTGCCGACCTCGACCGGGGTGGGCAGCAGGCCCTCACCGAAGACCTCGCCGACGGCCATGAGCTGCCAGGCCACGATGACGATGGCGAACCCGGCGGTGCCGAGGCTCAGCCGCCCCAGCGCCTGGGCGACGCCGGGGCGGCCGGAACCAGGCCGGCGCGCCGGCCTGCTGCGGATGCGGCTGGGCCGGTCCACCCGGGTGTCGACCCCCGTCATGCCGCGGTCCTGTGTCGGGGAGCGGTGGTGACCATGGGCGCTCCTTAATGATCGGACTAATAGATGGATAAAGGCCGGAGAAAGATGCGAACTTTTTACGCCTGCTTGGTCCTGTCGTCAAGCTCAGCGCGGACACTTGCCTGGGTGAAAGATCGGCTATATGGTTCGACTATTGACGGAAGGATCATTGCTCATGGCTGCGCTGAGCTCGGACGACACGGCCCGACGACCCCGGGTCGACACGGTGACGACCAGATTGCGCGTGCTGATAGACGAGCAACGGGCCCGCGGTTTTCACCGGTTGCCCCCGGAGAAGGAGCTCAGCGAGCAGCTCGGTACGTCACGGGGCACCCTGCGCGAGGCTCTGGCGACGCTCGAGGCCGCCGGTGAGATCGAGCGGCGCCGACGGGTCGGCACGCTGATCACGACGCCGCAGAAGATCACCCTGGACCACGCCGTCGCCTACCCGATCGACTACATCTGCTCGGTCTCCGACATCCTGGGCGGCGCCGGTACCACGTACGCCGTGCGCGAGGTCAGCGTCCGGCGCGAGGCCGCGGACGACGCCGACGCGCCCCTGCTCGGGCTGCGGCCGGGTGCCCCGGTGTTCCGGGTGTGCCGCTCCTACGAGGTCGACGGCGCCGCGGCGGCGCTGGTCGAGCACACACTGCCGACGGAACTCAACGGCCACGACGTGCGCATCAACTCGCTCACCGACGGTGTCACCACGTTCTTCCGCGACGTCGAGCACATCCCATTGGTGCGCAGCGACCATGCTGTCACCGCCATCGCCGCGACCGGGGAGCTTGCCGCCGAACTGGACGTGACGCCGGGCGCGCCGCTGCTGGTGGTGCACTGTCGCCTCTACACCGACGGCGACCGCATCATCGCCCTCGGACGGCTCGTCTTCCGCCCTGACTCGCTCTACCTCACCGCCAGCGCCTATCCCCGCTCCCTGGCGAAATGATCACGTGAAGGATGGGTCTTGCCGCTCCACCAGGAATGCTTGCCTGCTGAAGCGAGAAGACCCCTGGTGCTGCGCCGATCGACGGCCGGGCGGGCGGCGCGCTCGGCGTCAGTGGGCGCCGTCGACGCAGCGGAGGCCCGGGAAGCCGTCGTCCTGTGTCTGCTCGCCGGAGGCGCGGTCGCGGTGTGCCTGGCAGGCCTCGCGGCGCAGGGTCTCCACCACCTGGACGGCCGAGTCGAGATCGTCGGCGGAGATGGTGGCGCCGATCTGTTCCCGGAACACCTCCGGCAGTGCGTCCACGGGAAGGTCACCAGGGATCTCGTGCAGCTCGGAGAGGTGGATCGGGCCCAACTCCTGGCTCACCCCCTGGTACACGGCCACCTGGCCACCGCTGCTGCCGATGTAGTACTGCTCGCGCACCCAGTCGTTGGCCAGGGTCAGCGCGGTCCAGCCCATGGCGGCGACGACGCCGACCGCGATAACCGGGCGCAGCCAGGACCGTCGACGTGGTGGCTGCGGGGCGTACCGGGCGGTCTCGGGGTCGTCATCGGGTACGTCGACCTCGGGGTGGCTCTCCGTCACGGCGCCGACCATGAACACCTGTGCGGTGTCGTCGACCGGCCGGTGTCCGTCGTCGACGGGGACGAACTCACCGAGCACGACAGTGACGTTGTCCGGCGCGCCGCTGTCCAGCGCCAAAGCGATCAGCCGGTCAGCGGCGTCGGCGATGGAATCCGGCTGCGTCAGCGCCTGCTGGATCTCCGCGTTTCCGACGACGTCGGACAACCCGTCACTGCAGATCAGAAACCGGTCGCCGGCATGGACGTCGATGAGCGAGAAGTCCGGCTGGATGGGCCACTGCCCTTGCAAGACCTTGGTGACCACGGAGCGCGCCGGGTGCTCGCGGGCGTCCTCGGCGGTGATCCGGCCGTCGTCGACCAGCGACTGGACGAACGTGTGGTCACGGGTGATCTGGGTCAGGACGCCGTCGCGCAGCAGGTAGGCGCGCGAGTCTCCGATGTGCCCGAGCGCGAGCTGGTTGCCGTCCCACAGCAGCGACGTCGAGGTGGTGCCCATGCCGGCTCGTGCGGGGTCGGCGAGAGCGAGCTCGTTGATGCGCTCGTTGGCGGCCACGACGGCGGCGGAGAGCGTGTCGATCGGACTTGCGTCGTCGTGGGACGGCGGATGGTCGGCGTGGCCGAGTTCGTCGATGGCAGCCTTGCTGGCTACCTCGCCGGCCGCGTGCCCGCCCATGCCGTCGGCTACTGCGAGAAGGTACGGCCCGGCGTAGCCGGAATCCTCGTTCCCCTCCCGCAGGAGACCGACATCTGAGCGCGCCACGTAGCGCAGCGTCAACGGCATCGATTACTCCCGCACTATCGAGGCACGGCGGGCTCCGGGCGCGCCCACCGCGTCGCCTCCCCCCAACGAGTCGATCACAGCGGATCGTAACGGCGTTGGCCCGCTGATGGAGGAGGCGCCCCGTGAACGCGGGCGGATATGTCGTCGCGTCCGGGCGTTCGAGTGCCGCCCTGCGGTTGCGGTGAGGGCGTGGCCGCGGCTGCGTGGTGACGGCGGGTGTTGTCCACAGGCTGCACGGATTTGACGAGTTGTCCACATTCGGGTTCTGGGCGGGTGCGCCGCAGAATTCGCCGGGCAACGATGGCAGGGCGCCGGCCGCGGAGGCCGGGCCGAGGCCTCAACGGTCTCGTTCGTTCGGCCCGAAAGGAACTCATCCATGCACGTCACCAAGGTTTCCGTGGCTGCCGGTGTGCTGAGTGCGGCGGCGTTGCTCGCTGCGGCTGGAGCCGGTGCGGCGCCCGCCATGGCCGGGGTGCACACGACGTCGCAGGTCGAGTCGCCGACGGCGGTGGCAGTCGGTGGTGAGCTGCCTGTCGGTACGCCGCCGAGCGGCGTGAACGCTGCGGCCGGGGCCACCGTTGTCGAGCCGACGGTTCCGCGGGAGAGTTCCTGTGGCCGGGTCCCGCCGGCACGACATCGCGAGTGGCTCGACGGCTTCCGCATCCGGTGGCTGCCGCCCGGCCTCGGGCCGTTGGTGTCCGACTTCGAGTACGAGTGGGACGACGTCGGCTTCGCCTCGCGGGTCTGGGAGACCGGTCCGGATGAGGACGGCGCCTACGGCGTTGATCTGCAGGTCACGGTGATGCGCAGCGCCACCCTCACCGACACGGCGGCGTTGCATGCGTTCCTCACCGAGTACCACGAGCGCGATCCCGGCGACTGGACGCCTGAGCCGTTCCAGCACCCCGACGGTCCCGGGTTCCGCACGGGAACCGAGCTCTTCTGGCTGGCCGAGCCGGGCGTCGCGGTCCGGGTACATGGTGACGGCCAGCGGTTCAGCTCCGACGACCTGACCCGGACGGCGTGCGACGTGCGACAGGTGCGGGCCGGATGAAAGCCGCCGCCCCGGGCGCTGTCCCCCTGAGCGCCCGGGGCGGCTCCGCCCAGGTCACACCGTGCGTTGTGCTGCTCGGGCCACGCCGCAGGTGGCGCCGTCAGTTGGTGATCCGGTCGTAGACCAGGCAGAGTGCGCCGGACTCGCTGGTCGACAGGTCGGTCAGAGACCACGACGTCCGTGGCACGCCGTCAACGAACAGCGTGGCGCCCCCGCCGGCAAGTTCAGGGCACAGATTGATCATGAGCCGGTCGATCTCACCGGCGTCGAGCAGCTCTCGGATGACACTGCTGCTGTTCTGGACGACGATGTCGCCGCCGGACTGCTCGCGCAGCCGTCGAACCGTCGTGGCCGGGTCGGCGTCGGCTATGCGGGAATTCTGCCACGTCGCCTCCGTCAGCGTGCTGGAGAAGACGACCTTCTCGGTCGAGTCCAGCCAGCGGGCGGTGGCACGGTCGCGGGGTTCGGCGTTCTCGTCCTGAGCCACGGACGGCCAGTAGCCGCCGAAACCCTCGTAGTTCTTGCGGCCGAGCAGGATCGTGGTGGCGGTGTCGGTCAGGCGGACCATCAGGTCTCGCGCGGCGTCGGTGACTGCGTGCGGAGCGATCCAGCTCATGTCGTAGTCGCCGCCGGGTCCGCTGACGCGTCCGTCCAGCGACAGCGAGATGTTGGCGACGACCCTACGGCCGGGGGTGGTGTTCGCGGTCATGTCGGTGCCTCCTGTGTGGTGGCGCTCGGTACGCGCCGTCTGACGTCGATCCTTCCGCCGTGGCGGTGGTGGAACATCTGCCAACTGGCCGATATCCGGCGCGTCGGGTGGCCGAGGCGGTGAGAGACTTCGAGCGATGCCTGCTCACCACGTGCCACCCGAGCTGACGTCGTTCGTCGGCCGTGCCGCCGAGCTCGCCGCCATCGGCTCCGCCGTGGCGCCGGGACGGCTGCTGACTCTGGTCGGCCCGGGCGGATGCGGGAAGACGCGGCTGGCTGTGCGCGCGTGTCACAACCTGGCCGAGCGGTGGCCGGGTGTGGTGTGGGTGAACCTGGAGGACGAGCACGACGACGCTCAGGTCACTCACCGTGTCGCGGACGCTCTCGGCGTGCTGCTGCCACCGGGGCCCGACCCGCTCGGAGCTGTGGTCGCGGCGCTGGGTGATCAGGAGACGGTCGTCGCCCTGGACAACTGTGAGCACCTGCTCGCCGGTGTGGCGCCAGTGGTGGCGATGATTCTGGCGCGGTGTCCGCGGGCGGCGATGATGGCGACAAGCCGAGCGCCCCTGGGCGTCGGCGGTGAGCGTGTCTGGCGGGTGCCACCCCTGGACCTCGCCGACGCCCTGGAGCTGTTCCTCGCCCGGGCCGGCGCCGACGCGGCCGGCGGGGCCGACGCGCGAGCGGGTGCCCGCCGCGTCTGCGACCGGCTCGACCGGTTGCCGCTCGCTCTGGAGCTGGCGGCCGGGTGGGCGGGGACGTTGTCGCCAGCACAGATCGCCGACGCGCTGCATGATCCGTACGCGATGCTCGACGGTGGGGCGCGGACGGCCACGTTCCGCCAGCAGACGCTCGAGGGATCGATGCGGTGGAGCCACGACCTGCTGGGCGACGACGAACGGGTCCTGTTCCGCTGGCTGGGTGTGTTCGAACCCGGGTTCTCGGCCGACGCCGTCACGGGTTTGGCGACACTCGGCGGGCCTACAGCGGAACGGCTGGTCAAAGCGCTGCGGGGGTTGATCGACACGTCGTTGGTGGTCGCCGACACGACGGGCCCGGTGGCGCGGTACCGGATGCTGGGCGTGGTCCGTGACTACGCGCTGGCCAGACTGGCGGAAGCAGGCGAGACGGAACGGCTGCGCGATCGGCATCTGGACCTCCAGCTGGTGCTGGTGGACGAGCTCGCGCAGCTTGCCGACACCGACAAGGACGCCTGGCGGGCTGCCGTCTCCGCCGAGCACGCCAATATCCGCGCTGCCATCGAATGGGGTCTGGCGTCGGGTGACCCGGACCGCGGCCGCCGGCTCGCCGCGGGTGTGGCCTGGCTGTGGCACCTGGAGGGCCGCGGCTCGGAGGGGATGCGCCTGCTGCGCCTGGCCGCCGAGCGGGGCGCGGGCGAGCGCAGTGTGCTGCAGGCGGAGGTGATGGCGGCGCTCGCGCTGGTGGCCGACACGACGGTGCCCGGAGGCATCGGTGTGGACGAGGTACGTGAGGTCGTGCGGTTAGCGGCCGAGGTCGGCGCGGATCGGGCCGGGCGGCAGGCCCGCTCGCTGGCCGCCATCGGTGAGCTCGCCTCCGACCTGGACCGGGCCAAGGAGGACGCGGCGCGGGTCCGCGACGACGCTGTTCGAGCCGGCGACGGGTTCGCGGCCGATGCCGCGGCCGCGCTGATCGGCCTGGTTCACCTGATCCGCGACGAGCATGCGCTGGCGATCGCGCACATCGAGCCGGCCCTGGACGGCCTGCTGAGGCGTGGCGACCGGGGGGTGGCGTCCTCCGGCCTGGGCTGGCTGGCCACGGCGACCGCCCGCTCCGGCGACCTGCGGCGGGCCGCGGAACTGGCGGAGCGGGCGATCATCACAGCGGAACCGCTGCGCGACTTCCACCGGTCCGGCTCGGCTCGGAGCGTCCTGGCCGAGATCCGCGTCCTGCAGGGCCGGCTCGACGCCGCCGCTGAGGTGCTTGCGCCCATGGATCGGCTGATGACCGGCCTCGACGAGGATCCGTTCATCCCTGGCTGGGAGCGCGTCAAGGCGCTTATCGCTCTCGGTCACGGGCGGCCGGCCGACGCGGTGGTGTGGTGCCGGCGAGAAGCGCGGTGGCATTCGCATCCCGTGGACGAGCACGTATCGCCGCAGACGCAGGTGGTCCTGGCCGCGGCGCTCTGGGAGGCCGGTGACGAGGCGGCCACCGCGAAGCTCCTGGACGCCGTGGACGCGGCATCGGTGACGCGACAGGTGCCTGGGGTTCAGGCGGCGGCCCTGACGGTTCGCGCCCGGACGATCGCCGCGACGGACCCGGACAAGGCGTTGGCGCTGCAGCACGACGCCCTGCGGATCCGGGCCGAGCACGGACTCGGCCTCGACTGCGTCGACAGCCTGGAGTCGCTGGCCGAGACGCTGCTGCGACGCGGCGCCACCGCGCCTGCCGGCGTGCTGGCCGGTGCTGCCCGGCGCGCCCGCCATGACGTGGGGGCCGGCCCGGGGCCGTCGTCGCTGGCCCGGTGCTCACCGACGGACGCGGTCTGGGTCGCGGCAGTGGAGCGCGGGGAGGCGATGTCACTGCAGGACGCGGTCGCGTACGCCAGCCGGTCGCGCGGTCCCCGTGGGCGGCCAGAGTCCGGGTGGGAGAGCCTGACGCCCACCGAGCGCTCGGTCGTCGAGCTCGCAGTCCAGGATTGTCCAATCCGGAGATCGCGACCCGGCTGTTCGTGAGCCGCGGCACTGTGAAGACCCACCTGGCACATGTGTACGCGAAGCTGCAGGTGGCCAACCGCACTGAGTTGGCCCGGCTGGCCGCCCGCCGGTGACGGGTCAGCGGTCGCAGGTGTGCCGCGGGCTGGTGACTCCCGGCCGGGTTCATCCAGCAGGTGCCGGCAGCTCGTAGACGAGCGGTGCTTCCTTACGCCTGACCCGTCGCGACATTCACCCCCGACTGCCCGCAATCACTGTGGTCGGGCACACTCATTGCCACGATGTCCGACTCGCCGGCCTCTTTCGCCCAGGTGCTCGCCGTGCCGGAGTTTCGCCGGCTGTGGGTAGCGCATGTGCTCTCCGTCGTCGGAGATCAGCTGGCCCGTCTGGCCTTGACGGTGTTGGTCTATGAGCGCACGAACTCTGCCGGGCTCACCGCGTTGACCTACGCGTTGACCTATCTGCCCGACTTCGTCGGCGGCGCCGCACTGGCCGGGCTGGCGGATCGGTTCCCACGGCGCAGCGTCATGGTCTACACCGATCTGTCCCGGGCCGCGCTGGTGGCTCTCATGGCGGTCCCGGGGATGCCGCTGTTGGCGCAGGCGGCACTGCTGTTCGTCGTGCAGGCCGTGGCGAGCCCGTTCGCCAGCGCGCGTCAGTCGGTACTCGCGGACATGCTTCCTGGCGACCAGCTCGCCGCCGGATTCGCTCTCGTGTCGATGACGTCGCAGGCATCGTTCGCGATCGGGTTCGGCGCCGGCGCTGCCCTGGTGGCCGAGTTCGGCACGAGCGCGGCCCTGCTCGTCGACGTCGTCACGTTCGTGGCGTCGGCCGTGATCATCCGGGTGGGCATCCAGCTCTACCGGCCGGCCGCGGGGACGGCGCCGCAGGGTGCCGTAACGGGATCTCGGGACCTCGGATACTGGGCGACGGTGCGTGCCGGGTGGGCTGTGGTCGTCGGCGACGCGCGGCTTCGCACCCTGCTGGCGGTCGCCTGTTGCAGCGGTTTCTACGCTGTTCCGGAGGGCTTGGCGGTGCCGTTCGGCGATCAGTTGGGTGACGGTACGGCGGCGGTGGGTTGGCTGCTGGCGGCCAACCCGGTCGGGACCGTACTCGGCATGATCGGGCTGCGCTTTCTCGGTCCGAGGCGGCGGCTGGCGCTGCTCGGGCCGATGGCGATCGGCAGCAGCCTGATCCTGCTACCGACGGGGTGGGCGCCCGGCCTCGCCGTGACGGTGGTCCTGTGGACGCTGAGCGGGGTGCTCTCAGCGCACGACATCGTCGCCCAGTCCACCTACGTACGTCTGGCGCCGGCGGAGAGCCGCGGGCAGGCGATCGGGGTCGCCGTCGCCGGGCTGCGGGCAGCCCAGGGCCTGGCGAT
It encodes:
- a CDS encoding ABC transporter substrate-binding protein, translating into MRTTTSAAIAGIAALSLMLTACGGDDGGDTAAGGPATVRIGYIPGPAPAMNLLLADERGYFAENDIEVELTPFQTGISLSNALTGGSIDVGVMGAVVANFPARGQGKLFLLNNLEADIQQIWAAPGSGIESVSDLAGTEVATTTGSAAHLLLHVALEAEGVPAEDVEIVNLDMPAVANTFVTGGIGAAALWAPFDTQVEEQLPDANLIATSADYEDAAIAGGWVANNDFYADNKETLGRLAEVWLRSNEDLMTDQEAALAEACPRLEEFMDAETCVEIYGKTQTFTNDEWAGLYEDGTALDWVGRMEQVFVDIGALPEFVEPDEFFDTSIFTDAVGS
- a CDS encoding ABC transporter ATP-binding protein, yielding MTQHTTTRSGLSVREVGKSFGTGEKAVRVLHDVDLQIADGEFVAVVGPSGSGKSTLLNAIAGFVEPDDGEILVNGEPVRGPGPSRCVVFQEYAIFPWLSVRKNIDFGTRLRAWRGSKQERTRITERYLDMMGLNDFADALPKTLSGGMRQRVAIARAYAVDPEILLMDEPFAALDAQTREQMQEALVDINQRERRTVLFVTHQVEEAIFLADRVVVMSARPATVQEIVDVPWGERRTHEIKTDPEFVQLRRRIETLLRSSAH
- a CDS encoding ABC transporter permease, whose protein sequence is MTGVDTRVDRPSRIRSRPARRPGSGRPGVAQALGRLSLGTAGFAIVIVAWQLMAVGEVFGEGLLPTPVEVGRVIVDGLGNGLLDDLLISFRRVLVGVGLGLAIATPIGFVLGWFGVARAMFNPLVNFLRALPPIALVPLVIVYFGIGELSRGIVLVWAAFFATIVIVYEGVASLDEKYVRAAQTLGATRFEVLTKVVFPLSIPHIMTAARVSLGIGWASLVAAELVAAQQGLGAVIQNASNFLDIPTVYAGIVLIGISALVMDMGIRMLSAYVVRWQDRGTR
- a CDS encoding GntR family transcriptional regulator, with translation MAALSSDDTARRPRVDTVTTRLRVLIDEQRARGFHRLPPEKELSEQLGTSRGTLREALATLEAAGEIERRRRVGTLITTPQKITLDHAVAYPIDYICSVSDILGGAGTTYAVREVSVRREAADDADAPLLGLRPGAPVFRVCRSYEVDGAAAALVEHTLPTELNGHDVRINSLTDGVTTFFRDVEHIPLVRSDHAVTAIAATGELAAELDVTPGAPLLVVHCRLYTDGDRIIALGRLVFRPDSLYLTASAYPRSLAK
- a CDS encoding PP2C family protein-serine/threonine phosphatase, whose amino-acid sequence is MPLTLRYVARSDVGLLREGNEDSGYAGPYLLAVADGMGGHAAGEVASKAAIDELGHADHPPSHDDASPIDTLSAAVVAANERINELALADPARAGMGTTSTSLLWDGNQLALGHIGDSRAYLLRDGVLTQITRDHTFVQSLVDDGRITAEDAREHPARSVVTKVLQGQWPIQPDFSLIDVHAGDRFLICSDGLSDVVGNAEIQQALTQPDSIADAADRLIALALDSGAPDNVTVVLGEFVPVDDGHRPVDDTAQVFMVGAVTESHPEVDVPDDDPETARYAPQPPRRRSWLRPVIAVGVVAAMGWTALTLANDWVREQYYIGSSGGQVAVYQGVSQELGPIHLSELHEIPGDLPVDALPEVFREQIGATISADDLDSAVQVVETLRREACQAHRDRASGEQTQDDGFPGLRCVDGAH
- a CDS encoding dihydrofolate reductase family protein; translation: MTANTTPGRRVVANISLSLDGRVSGPGGDYDMSWIAPHAVTDAARDLMVRLTDTATTILLGRKNYEGFGGYWPSVAQDENAEPRDRATARWLDSTEKVVFSSTLTEATWQNSRIADADPATTVRRLREQSGGDIVVQNSSSVIRELLDAGEIDRLMINLCPELAGGGATLFVDGVPRTSWSLTDLSTSESGALCLVYDRITN
- a CDS encoding ATP-binding protein, encoding MPAHHVPPELTSFVGRAAELAAIGSAVAPGRLLTLVGPGGCGKTRLAVRACHNLAERWPGVVWVNLEDEHDDAQVTHRVADALGVLLPPGPDPLGAVVAALGDQETVVALDNCEHLLAGVAPVVAMILARCPRAAMMATSRAPLGVGGERVWRVPPLDLADALELFLARAGADAAGGADARAGARRVCDRLDRLPLALELAAGWAGTLSPAQIADALHDPYAMLDGGARTATFRQQTLEGSMRWSHDLLGDDERVLFRWLGVFEPGFSADAVTGLATLGGPTAERLVKALRGLIDTSLVVADTTGPVARYRMLGVVRDYALARLAEAGETERLRDRHLDLQLVLVDELAQLADTDKDAWRAAVSAEHANIRAAIEWGLASGDPDRGRRLAAGVAWLWHLEGRGSEGMRLLRLAAERGAGERSVLQAEVMAALALVADTTVPGGIGVDEVREVVRLAAEVGADRAGRQARSLAAIGELASDLDRAKEDAARVRDDAVRAGDGFAADAAAALIGLVHLIRDEHALAIAHIEPALDGLLRRGDRGVASSGLGWLATATARSGDLRRAAELAERAIITAEPLRDFHRSGSARSVLAEIRVLQGRLDAAAEVLAPMDRLMTGLDEDPFIPGWERVKALIALGHGRPADAVVWCRREARWHSHPVDEHVSPQTQVVLAAALWEAGDEAATAKLLDAVDAASVTRQVPGVQAAALTVRARTIAATDPDKALALQHDALRIRAEHGLGLDCVDSLESLAETLLRRGATAPAGVLAGAARRARHDVGAGPGPSSLARCSPTDAVWVAAVERGEAMSLQDAVAYASRSRGPRGRPESGWESLTPTERSVVELAVQDCPIRRSRPGCS
- a CDS encoding LuxR C-terminal-related transcriptional regulator, giving the protein MSRGTVKTHLAHVYAKLQVANRTELARLAARR
- a CDS encoding MFS transporter; its protein translation is MSDSPASFAQVLAVPEFRRLWVAHVLSVVGDQLARLALTVLVYERTNSAGLTALTYALTYLPDFVGGAALAGLADRFPRRSVMVYTDLSRAALVALMAVPGMPLLAQAALLFVVQAVASPFASARQSVLADMLPGDQLAAGFALVSMTSQASFAIGFGAGAALVAEFGTSAALLVDVVTFVASAVIIRVGIQLYRPAAGTAPQGAVTGSRDLGYWATVRAGWAVVVGDARLRTLLAVACCSGFYAVPEGLAVPFGDQLGDGTAAVGWLLAANPVGTVLGMIGLRFLGPRRRLALLGPMAIGSSLILLPTGWAPGLAVTVVLWTLSGVLSAHDIVAQSTYVRLAPAESRGQAIGVAVAGLRAAQGLAIVAAGLLAQLADAAVIVGAAAAAGTVVTAVAVHRWRRAVSASPEPLTP